From Arctopsyche grandis isolate Sample6627 chromosome 12, ASM5162203v2, whole genome shotgun sequence, one genomic window encodes:
- the LOC143920364 gene encoding uncharacterized protein LOC143920364: MSPTGRPKLAIPRFRKFRDTPPVVLAYLLLLLWFSVSCSCEDLSIVRTTPTTGYDGDYYENGVAENGFDRDNVVVSAHEKVQEKTVGATPPSEMRKVTKDSRGEEFGAGRTYCFGFESKCKCSPDGSELTCKAAGFVQVPSNLHSTLKKM, translated from the coding sequence ATGAGCCCTACCGGGCGTCCAAAACTCGCCATACCACGTTTCAGAAAGTTCAGAGATACACCACCGGTGGTTCTCGCAtacctgctgctgctgctgtggTTCTCGGTGTCGTGCTCCTGCGAGGACTTGTCCATTGTCAGGACCACGCCGACCACGGGCTACGACGGGGACTATTACGAGAATGGCGTGGCCGAGAACGGTTTCGACAGAGACAATGTGGTGGTGTCTGCGCACGAGAAAGTTCAAGAGAAAACGGTGGGCGCCACCCCGCCCTCCGAGATGAGGAAAGTGACCAAAGATAGTCGTGGTGAGGAGTTCGGAGCAGGTAGGACGTACTGCTTCGGGTTCGAGTCCAAGTGCAAGTGCAGTCCAGACGGCAGCGAGCTCACTTGCAAGGCGGCCGGGTTCGTGCAGGTGCCCTCCAATCTGCATTCGACCCTCAAAAAAAT